Proteins encoded in a region of the Streptomyces sp. NBC_00310 genome:
- a CDS encoding ABC transporter ATP-binding protein, producing the protein MTTAHGLSGVGSSPPPESDTVIDVRDLRMRYRSQDVLKGVGFTARRGEVVLLLGPNGAGKTTTIEVLEGFRMRSAGDVTVLGADPAGGDERWRARLGIVLQSWRDHGKWRVRELLNHLGSYYAPYSTALVRRPWDVDELLAAVGLTEQADKRVGTLSGGQRRRFDVAVGIVGRPEVLFLDEPTAGLDPEARNEFHGLVRGLADENTTVLLTTHDLAEAERLADRILILAGGRIVADGSAEELSRQASAEATVRWTRDGRPFEEATAEPTRFVRRLFEEHGETIGGLEVRRASLEDTYLTMVREIEAGNAPAERAVHAFGEGSR; encoded by the coding sequence ATGACGACCGCTCACGGCTTATCCGGGGTTGGGAGCAGCCCACCGCCAGAGAGCGACACGGTCATCGACGTACGGGATCTGCGGATGCGCTACCGCAGCCAGGACGTGTTGAAGGGTGTCGGCTTCACGGCCCGGCGCGGCGAAGTCGTCCTGCTGCTCGGCCCGAACGGCGCGGGCAAGACGACCACGATCGAGGTCCTGGAAGGCTTCCGGATGCGCTCGGCCGGTGACGTGACCGTCCTCGGCGCTGATCCGGCTGGCGGGGACGAGCGGTGGCGTGCGCGCCTGGGCATCGTGTTGCAGTCCTGGCGTGACCACGGCAAGTGGCGGGTGCGGGAACTGCTCAACCACCTTGGCTCGTACTACGCGCCGTACTCCACGGCCCTCGTACGGCGGCCGTGGGACGTTGACGAGCTCCTCGCCGCCGTGGGGCTGACCGAGCAGGCGGACAAGCGGGTCGGAACTCTGTCCGGCGGGCAGCGCAGGCGTTTCGACGTGGCCGTCGGCATCGTAGGCAGGCCTGAGGTGTTGTTTCTGGACGAGCCGACGGCGGGTCTGGACCCGGAGGCGAGGAACGAGTTCCACGGCCTGGTACGCGGGCTGGCGGACGAGAACACCACTGTTCTGCTGACCACGCACGACCTTGCCGAGGCGGAGAGGCTCGCCGACCGGATCCTGATTCTGGCCGGCGGCCGGATCGTGGCCGATGGGTCGGCCGAGGAGCTGTCGCGGCAGGCATCGGCCGAGGCCACTGTGCGCTGGACGCGGGACGGGCGGCCCTTCGAGGAGGCGACGGCCGAGCCCACCCGGTTCGTCCGTCGGCTGTTCGAGGAGCACGGCGAGACGATCGGCGGGCTGGAGGTGCGCCGGGCGAGCCTGGAGGACACCTACTTGACGATGGTGCGGGAGATCGAGGCGGGGAACGCTCCCGCTGAGCGGGCGGTGCACGCTTTCGGGGAGGGATCGCGATGA
- a CDS encoding DUF952 domain-containing protein encodes MIYHVVSLDAWNARPERPYAPASLPEDGFVHCSPDEATTLAVVNAFYRDAPRPLHVLVIDEERLQARVEFEAAAPAPPPGVGADVLFPHVFGPLDRDAVVRVLEIRWDEEGRAAGLGADH; translated from the coding sequence GTGATCTACCACGTCGTATCCCTTGATGCCTGGAACGCCCGACCCGAGCGGCCGTACGCCCCCGCGTCGCTCCCGGAGGACGGTTTCGTCCACTGTTCTCCGGATGAGGCGACGACTCTGGCCGTCGTCAACGCCTTCTACCGGGACGCGCCGAGGCCGTTGCACGTGCTGGTCATCGACGAGGAGCGGCTGCAGGCCAGGGTGGAGTTCGAGGCGGCCGCTCCCGCTCCGCCTCCGGGAGTCGGGGCGGACGTGCTGTTCCCCCATGTGTTCGGGCCCCTCGACCGTGACGCCGTCGTGCGGGTCCTGGAGATCCGGTGGGACGAGGAGGGCCGGGCGGCGGGGCTCGGGGCGGACCACTGA